The Negativicutes bacterium region TGCCCCATCAACCATTGTGCTTCTCTATCATTATCCCGTGCTAAAATAACAAGTTCCTGAAAAACTTTATTAAAGGAAGCTTTGGCTTTTTTTTCATTATATTGTAGCTCTAAATTCGCAACCTCAAATTGGCAAAAACAATGCCCCAGCCTCGCCCCTAAGCGAAACTTTTCTTCCGCAAAATGTTTAATTGGTTCTACCCCTTCAAAACCACCAGACAATAGCTGTCCATAATAATACATCGCTTTGGGATTGGAGTTTTTTACAGCTTTCTCTAAAAAATTTAATGCAGTTTTAAAGTCGCCTAAATAGTAAGCTTTCTCACCTCTAATAAAATTTACATCTTCATAATCGACCACTACCAACTTATCAACCGCTGTAATAATTTTAAACTCCGTTAAAAAGCTCAATACAATATCATGTAAACTAAGATCAAAGCTACTTTCAATTTTTAAACTATTAGCTAAAAAGCTATCTAGCAAAGCATTGTTAGCTTCCACCGCCGTAAAATCAGTCTTATAAACCTGAACTTGTTTTAATAATGCATTAGCAATATAAGCTTCTTCTTGCTTTAATAACCGCACTTTTTCCACCGCAAATAACAGTGGCGTTTCCAGCAAAGTTAACTTTTTTAAATTAACTTTGGGCAAACCCTCAAAAATTTTATCTGCTAAATCGCTTTCTATAATTAACGCTTCAAAAAAATCTTTTAATTTGATATTTTTCTTCAGATCAATATCTAATTTTTCAAAAGTTTCTCGCAATAATAACAAATCTTCAAACGACCATTTACCACCAGCTTCACGATAAAAATCATTAACCAAACAAATTGTTTTGCCGGCATGATTTAAACTAGGATATTCTCGCCCTTTAAACACTTGATACTCAATAATATCTTGCCAATGTAATAAAATATCATTAGAGTTTTCAAAATTTTTATTTTCTATTTTATTTAATGCTGCAATCCCTTCATCAATCAAATCAAATAACTCTTGTCTCGTATTGATTATTGCTAGGGTCATATCTGCAAAATACATTAAGCTAAGGCGCGATCTCAAATATACTAACATTTCACGAGCAATAATATTTTGTGAGATTAGTTTTTTTATCATTTGTTCAGCGTAATATACCAATTTATCCAAACCGTCCCGCAAGTCATCTTGCACCCGCGGATTACCGATAAGACTGGCTCCCCATAGTTCTTTTAAATAATTGGTAGTTAGCAGTTCTTGATATTGCTCCGGCGTTAAAAATAAAATATTACAACTATCCAGTACAAATTTATTAATCTGAGCAATGTTATTGGCATATTTTTTAATCAAATTATTTAAAACAATATCAATTTCTTTCCGCTGAATAATCCCAAATAATTCTTTAGTTTTCTTTATTTCATTTAACTCCATGTAGACGCTCCCCTTAGCTCTTCGAAACATTTACTAATTTGTTTAAAATACGCCATTTATCAGTAAATACCCTGCAAATTTCTTTAAATATTATCAGTATTAACAAAATGTATAAAAAGTCCCATAATAAAAAAACCTGCAATAAAAATTGCAGGTTTCAGTCTATTTACTTCACAACCATTACCGGGCATTTTGCTCGTTCAATAATATTTTGACTAACACTGCCTAACAGCATTCCTTTAATTGCCCCTAAGCCCCTTGTTCCCATAATGATTAAATCACTGTTTAAATCACCGGCAAATTCTAAAATCACCGTAGAGGGATTACCGGCTTCACAATGAGTATTAGCAGCTACTCCCGCCGGCAACTTACTCATCGTTCTTTCTAAAATGGCATCACCGGTTTTAGTGGCAGCATCTAATACTAACTCCGGTAAAAAAACATTGGCAGTCATTTGCTGACCACTCATTACGCCAGTTATGTTAGCAACATATAAAAAATCAATAACAGCATTATTAGCTTTTGCTAAATTCACTGCTTGTTGTACTGCTCTTTCCGAGATTTCCGAACCGTCAATTGGTACAAGAATTCTTTTGATTTCGCTCATTGCTCTCACCTCTATAAATTTCATTTCTCCATCTTATAATATTACTATTCGCCATTTAATGGAACTATCCTTTTGTTTTTAACATCAAACAACAATCTTTTAATATTTTTTTCAGAATATGCTATAATACTTATCAAAGATTATTGCGTTAAATAACTAGCAAAGGAAGATTACTATGACGTCTCTTAATAAAAGTGTTTATGATGCACTCATCAATACTTCTCTAAATGATGTTTTTCAAGCAGCCAAAGATTTAGCTCCCATTATCAAAAAAACCGAATTAATGGAAAGCCCCTATTTCAGCAAAGAATGTAATAACCAAGTTTATTTAAAACCGGAAAATCTTCAAATTACCGGTGCTTTTAAAATTAGAGGCGCCTTTAATAAAATAAACAAATTAACTACGACTGAAAAAGATCGGGGAGTAATTGCCGCTTCAGCCGGCAATCATGCCCAAGGTGTTGCCTATGCTTCAAAATTATTAGGAGTTAACGCTACTATCGTAATGCCAGCTACCACCCCTATTATAAAAGTAGAAGCCACTAAAGAACACGGCGCTACAGTTGTATTATTCGGTGACTCTTATGATGATGCCTACAACAAAGCGTTGACCTTAGCGCAAGAACACAATTATGTTTTCATTCATCCGTTTGATGATTTAGATGTTATCATCGGTCAAGGTACTATTGCTATTGAAATATTGGATGAACTAGCCGATGCTCATGCAATCTTAGTGCCAATCGGCGGTGGCGGTCTAGCCAGTGGTGTTGCCTTAGCCGCTAAACACATTAATCCTAATATCAAAATAATCGGTGTTGAACCGGACGGTGCTGCTTGTATGAAATACTCTCTAGCAAAAAACAAAGTCAGCACCCTTGATTATGTTGACACAGTAGCCGATGGTACCGCCGTCAAAACCCCGGGCGAACTCACCTTTTCTTTCATCCGCCAATATGTTGATGAAGTAATAACAGTTTCGGATTTCGATATTATGGCAACCATTTTATTATTAATCGAAAAACACAAATTAATCTCCGAAGGAGCCGGTGTACTAGCATTAGCCGGATTGAAAAAACTAAATTTTCATAATAAAAAAGTCGTTAGCATTATTAGCGGTGGCAATATCGACATTTCCACAATTTCTGCTATTATTAACAAAGCGCTGGTTGTTCGTGGCCGCGTCTTCTGCTTCTCTGTCAATTTACCAGATAAGCCTGGACAACTTTTAAAAGTAGCAGAAATTTTAGCTAGCCAAAGTGCCAATGTTATCAACCTAAATCACAATCAAGCTAAAGTTACTAACAGTTACAAACAAGTGGAGCTGGAAGTTACGGTCGAAACCAATGGCGATGAACATATCGAACAAATTACTACCGCACTGGAACAACATAATTTTATTATTCAAAAAATTTATTAAAAAAAGACTAAGGCTCTTACCATTCTTGGTAGACCTTAGTCTTGTCTCATTATAACTGCTTACAATTATTTAACCTCGTTACTCCGCATCAGCCAGCTTTAACAATTCTTTCAAGACCAAACACGCTTTAACAATGTCACTAATTTCACTATATTCTTGCGGATTATGACTAAGACCATTATGTGACGGCACAAAAATCATTCCGGTTGGAACAAACTTCGCAAAATTCATACTGTCATGTCCGGCGCCACTAGGCATAACTTGGTAAGAGTAACCTAGTTTGGCACAGACAGCCTGGCTAGTTTTCAGTAACTCTTTATCTAACAGTACTGGCTCTTCATCATTTTTCATCTCAATTTGAAGCTTTAACATTCTCTTTATCGCTATAACACTAAGTAATAATCTCAACTTACCGAAAAAATCTTTTTTCAATTTACGGTCAATACTTCGCACATCCAGCCCTAATTCAACCTGACCGGCAATAACATTCATAACATTAGGCGTTGCTGTTATAATGCCCACTGTCGCTACCAAATCAGCTCCATATAGCTTTCCTAACTTTTCTACTGCCAAAATAATTTCAGCAGCACCACAAAGACCATCTCGTCTTAAATTCATCGGCGTTGCACCAGAATGATTCGCTTCACCCTTGATAGTAATAACAGCTCTCGTTGGCGCAAAAATACCATTTACCAAGCCCACTGCTACATTATTTTGTTCTAACACAGCTCCTTGTTCAATATGAATCTCCCAAAACGCCTTAATCTGACCTTGATATTGGGCGCTACTTACTCCAGCCCATTTTTTTTGTTGTAAAACTTCACTAAAAGTAATCCCATCATTATTTTTTATCTTAAGGCTATCAGCTTCAGTCAACAGTCCCCAAAACGCCTTACTACCTAATGTCGAACAACCAAACAAACTTGATTCTTCTGCCATAAATACGACAATTTCTAGTGGATGTTTATTCTGATAATTTTCAGTAGCGAAACTATTAATAATAGCTAATGCTCCTAAAACTCCGACAACACCATCATAATTTCCGCCATCAGGAACGCTATCTAGATGAGAGCCCATCATTAAGGCCGGCAAATCAGCCTTACCTTCTTTTCTCGCAATAACATTACCAACACCATCACGATAAACCTGCAAATTACAATCCCGCATCAGCTTAATAACATAAGCTACGAC contains the following coding sequences:
- a CDS encoding threonine ammonia-lyase, yielding MTSLNKSVYDALINTSLNDVFQAAKDLAPIIKKTELMESPYFSKECNNQVYLKPENLQITGAFKIRGAFNKINKLTTTEKDRGVIAASAGNHAQGVAYASKLLGVNATIVMPATTPIIKVEATKEHGATVVLFGDSYDDAYNKALTLAQEHNYVFIHPFDDLDVIIGQGTIAIEILDELADAHAILVPIGGGGLASGVALAAKHINPNIKIIGVEPDGAACMKYSLAKNKVSTLDYVDTVADGTAVKTPGELTFSFIRQYVDEVITVSDFDIMATILLLIEKHKLISEGAGVLALAGLKKLNFHNKKVVSIISGGNIDISTISAIINKALVVRGRVFCFSVNLPDKPGQLLKVAEILASQSANVINLNHNQAKVTNSYKQVELEVTVETNGDEHIEQITTALEQHNFIIQKIY
- a CDS encoding sel1 repeat family protein, with amino-acid sequence MELNEIKKTKELFGIIQRKEIDIVLNNLIKKYANNIAQINKFVLDSCNILFLTPEQYQELLTTNYLKELWGASLIGNPRVQDDLRDGLDKLVYYAEQMIKKLISQNIIAREMLVYLRSRLSLMYFADMTLAIINTRQELFDLIDEGIAALNKIENKNFENSNDILLHWQDIIEYQVFKGREYPSLNHAGKTICLVNDFYREAGGKWSFEDLLLLRETFEKLDIDLKKNIKLKDFFEALIIESDLADKIFEGLPKVNLKKLTLLETPLLFAVEKVRLLKQEEAYIANALLKQVQVYKTDFTAVEANNALLDSFLANSLKIESSFDLSLHDIVLSFLTEFKIITAVDKLVVVDYEDVNFIRGEKAYYLGDFKTALNFLEKAVKNSNPKAMYYYGQLLSGGFEGVEPIKHFAEEKFRLGARLGHCFCQFEVANLELQYNEKKAKASFNKVFQELVILARDNDREAQWLMGQIYNQGIFVNKDEHAAYHWYKKSANQGYFRAKYYLGNMYYQGKGVNKDYAEAAKNFEVAADYGYILAQYILGNMYYAGQGIEKNDKEAVRWYLKAAENGNDEAMNSLGNIYYGGSPPFLNYFHAFRWYKKAAEVGHIWAQYNLGNMYYHGRGTRQNYKEAFRWYKKAAEQGNVFAINALGMLYYGGKGIEQDFDEAVKWYKKAAELGYEWGQFNLGNMYELGKGVEQDYKEALTWYLKAAEQGNQDATERLRMFLEKKADNIPQ
- a CDS encoding universal stress protein, which encodes MSEIKRILVPIDGSEISERAVQQAVNLAKANNAVIDFLYVANITGVMSGQQMTANVFLPELVLDAATKTGDAILERTMSKLPAGVAANTHCEAGNPSTVILEFAGDLNSDLIIMGTRGLGAIKGMLLGSVSQNIIERAKCPVMVVK
- a CDS encoding M20 family metallo-hydrolase, with product MKKYLEKAFAEIAQLGLDTEQKIMRLAFSPEHEKVVAYVIKLMRDCNLQVYRDGVGNVIARKEGKADLPALMMGSHLDSVPDGGNYDGVVGVLGALAIINSFATENYQNKHPLEIVVFMAEESSLFGCSTLGSKAFWGLLTEADSLKIKNNDGITFSEVLQQKKWAGVSSAQYQGQIKAFWEIHIEQGAVLEQNNVAVGLVNGIFAPTRAVITIKGEANHSGATPMNLRRDGLCGAAEIILAVEKLGKLYGADLVATVGIITATPNVMNVIAGQVELGLDVRSIDRKLKKDFFGKLRLLLSVIAIKRMLKLQIEMKNDEEPVLLDKELLKTSQAVCAKLGYSYQVMPSGAGHDSMNFAKFVPTGMIFVPSHNGLSHNPQEYSEISDIVKACLVLKELLKLADAE